A region from the Serinibacter arcticus genome encodes:
- a CDS encoding VOC family protein, translating to MFFPNIQVASAAATREFWTSLGYGFNPMYTTEDVLCLELQKDAVAVMLHEADSFARFLPGTTASDSRATTEVLLSFDLDSREAVDALFEGVVAAGGTEARPTEDLGFMYTRSFRDLDGHVWEPFFMDEAKAAEMFAAGEGDGEQPA from the coding sequence ATGTTCTTCCCCAACATCCAGGTCGCCAGCGCCGCGGCCACGCGCGAGTTCTGGACCTCGCTCGGCTACGGCTTCAACCCGATGTACACGACCGAGGACGTGCTGTGCCTCGAGCTCCAGAAGGACGCCGTCGCGGTCATGCTGCACGAGGCCGACTCCTTCGCCCGCTTCCTGCCCGGCACGACCGCGTCGGACTCGCGGGCGACGACCGAGGTCCTCCTCTCCTTCGACCTCGACTCGCGCGAGGCGGTGGACGCGCTGTTCGAGGGCGTCGTCGCGGCCGGCGGCACGGAGGCCCGTCCCACCGAGGACCTCGGCTTCATGTACACGCGCAGCTTCCGCGACCTCGACGGCCACGTCTGGGAGCCGTTCTTCATGGACGAGGCGAAGGCGGCCGAGATGTTCGCGGCCGGCGAGGGCGACGGCGAGCAGCCCGCCTGA
- a CDS encoding acyl-CoA thioesterase has translation MARQLHLLAATTRPRSAVAGMDPLGVSITRMRVRPSDLDLYLHVNNGVYLQMMDVARSNYIADLGGFSLLAERKWYPVVAASTMRYRRSLTLGQRFEIRTRMVGWDERMAYLDQEFVRDGELCARGIVAGRFLTRGTGAKVAAPDVVELLSPGLAQPVLPEDVAEWAHAVGVAYRGD, from the coding sequence ATGGCCCGTCAGCTGCACCTGCTCGCCGCGACGACGCGGCCCCGCTCCGCCGTCGCCGGCATGGACCCCCTCGGCGTCTCGATCACCCGGATGCGGGTGCGCCCGAGCGACCTCGACCTCTACCTGCACGTCAACAACGGCGTCTACCTGCAGATGATGGACGTCGCCCGCAGCAACTACATCGCCGACCTCGGCGGTTTCTCGCTCCTCGCCGAGCGGAAGTGGTACCCCGTGGTGGCCGCCTCGACGATGCGCTACCGGCGCTCGCTCACGCTCGGCCAGCGGTTCGAGATCCGCACCCGGATGGTCGGCTGGGACGAGCGGATGGCCTACCTCGACCAGGAGTTCGTGCGCGACGGCGAGCTGTGCGCCCGAGGCATCGTCGCCGGCCGGTTCCTCACCCGGGGGACGGGCGCCAAGGTGGCGGCCCCGGACGTCGTCGAGCTCCTCTCGCCCGGGCTCGCCCAGCCGGTCCTGCCGGAGGACGTCGCGGAGTGGGCGCACGCCGTCGGCGTCGCCTACCGCGGGGACTGA
- a CDS encoding ATP-dependent Clp protease ATP-binding subunit gives MFERFTDRARRVVVLAQDEARMLNHNYIGTEHILLGLIHEGEGVAAKALESLGISLDVVRQQVVDIIGEGQQAPTGHIPFTPRAKKVLELSLREALQLGHNHIGTEHILLGLIREGEGVAAQVLGNLGADLGRVRQQVLQLLQGQPGKEPVAAGGPQEGTPSGSAVLDQFGRNLTQLAREGKLDPVIGRETEAERVMQVLSRRTKNNPVLVGEPGVGKTAVVEGLAQDIVRGTVPETLKDKQLYTLDLGALVAGSRYRGDFEERLKKVLKEIRTRGDIILFIDEIHTLVGAGAAEGAIDAASILKPMLARGELQTIGATTLDEYRKHVEKDPALERRFQPITVNEPTLAHTIEILKGVRDRYEAHHRVTITDPALVAAATLADRYINDRFLPDKAIDLIDEAGARLRIRRMTAPPELRELDEQIAEAKRAKESAIDDQDFEKAARLRDDEKNLAARRLEREKAWKSGDMDTVAEVDEELIAEVLAASTGIPVFKLTEEESSRLLRMEDVLHQRIVGQKAAVTALSQAIRRTRAGLKDPKRPGGSFIFAGPTGVGKTELAKALAEFLFGDEDALIQLDMSEFSEKHTVSRLFGSPPGYVGYEEGGQLTEKVRRRPFSVVLFDEVEKAHADIFNSLLQILEDGRLTDSQGRVVDFKNTVIIMTTNLGARDISKGLQTGFQAGGDLSTSYERMKSKVNDELKQHFRPEFLNRVDDVVVFPQLSRDEIFQIVDLLIARLALRLEDKDMGIELTEAAKVLLAERGYDPVLGARPLRRAIQREIEDTLSEKILFGEIRAGQKIIVDARGEGLLGEFLFTGVDKDDPRLEAEVVTVGAASDAAPTSTQDAPVQES, from the coding sequence ATGTTCGAGAGATTCACCGACCGAGCCCGTCGCGTCGTCGTCCTTGCCCAGGACGAGGCACGCATGCTCAACCACAACTACATCGGCACCGAGCACATCCTGCTCGGGCTGATCCACGAGGGTGAGGGCGTGGCCGCCAAGGCCCTGGAGTCCCTCGGCATCTCGCTCGACGTCGTGCGCCAGCAGGTCGTGGACATCATCGGCGAGGGCCAGCAGGCCCCCACCGGCCACATCCCGTTCACGCCGCGCGCCAAGAAGGTGCTCGAGCTCTCGCTCCGCGAGGCTCTCCAGCTGGGCCACAACCACATCGGCACCGAGCACATCCTGCTCGGCCTCATCCGTGAGGGCGAGGGGGTCGCGGCGCAGGTGCTCGGCAACCTCGGCGCCGACCTCGGCCGCGTCCGCCAGCAGGTCCTGCAGCTGCTGCAGGGCCAGCCGGGCAAGGAGCCCGTCGCCGCCGGCGGTCCGCAGGAGGGCACGCCGTCCGGCTCCGCCGTCCTGGACCAGTTCGGCCGCAACCTCACGCAGCTCGCCCGCGAGGGCAAGCTCGACCCGGTGATCGGTCGCGAGACCGAGGCCGAGCGCGTGATGCAGGTGCTCTCCCGCCGCACCAAGAACAACCCGGTGCTCGTGGGCGAGCCGGGCGTCGGCAAGACGGCCGTCGTCGAGGGCCTCGCGCAGGACATCGTGCGCGGCACGGTCCCCGAGACGCTGAAGGACAAGCAGCTCTACACGCTCGACCTCGGCGCGCTCGTGGCCGGCTCCCGCTACCGCGGTGACTTCGAGGAGCGCCTGAAGAAGGTGCTCAAGGAGATCCGCACGCGCGGCGACATCATCCTGTTCATCGACGAGATCCACACGCTCGTCGGGGCCGGTGCCGCCGAGGGCGCGATCGACGCCGCGAGCATCCTCAAGCCGATGCTGGCGCGCGGCGAGCTCCAGACCATCGGGGCCACCACGCTCGACGAGTACCGCAAGCACGTCGAGAAGGACCCGGCGCTCGAGCGCCGCTTCCAGCCGATCACGGTGAACGAGCCGACGCTCGCGCACACGATCGAGATCCTCAAGGGCGTCCGCGACCGGTACGAGGCGCACCACCGCGTCACGATCACCGACCCGGCGCTCGTCGCCGCGGCCACGCTCGCGGACCGGTACATCAACGACCGCTTCCTCCCGGACAAGGCGATCGACCTGATCGACGAGGCCGGCGCGCGCCTGCGGATCCGTCGCATGACGGCCCCGCCGGAGCTGCGCGAGCTCGACGAGCAGATCGCCGAGGCCAAGCGGGCCAAGGAGTCGGCCATCGACGACCAGGACTTCGAGAAGGCTGCGCGGCTGCGCGACGACGAGAAGAACCTCGCCGCCCGTCGCCTCGAGCGCGAGAAGGCCTGGAAGTCCGGCGACATGGACACGGTCGCCGAGGTCGACGAGGAGCTCATCGCCGAGGTGCTGGCCGCGTCCACCGGAATCCCGGTGTTCAAGCTCACCGAGGAGGAGTCCTCGCGTCTGCTCCGCATGGAGGACGTGCTGCACCAGCGCATCGTCGGCCAGAAGGCTGCCGTCACCGCGCTCTCGCAGGCGATCCGCCGCACGCGGGCCGGCCTCAAGGACCCCAAGCGTCCGGGTGGTTCGTTCATCTTCGCCGGCCCCACCGGCGTCGGGAAGACGGAGCTGGCCAAGGCGCTCGCGGAGTTCCTGTTCGGGGACGAGGACGCGCTCATCCAGCTCGACATGAGCGAGTTCTCCGAGAAGCACACGGTCTCCCGCCTGTTCGGCTCGCCCCCCGGCTACGTCGGGTACGAGGAGGGTGGCCAGCTCACCGAGAAGGTGCGTCGCCGTCCGTTCTCCGTGGTCCTGTTCGACGAGGTGGAGAAGGCTCACGCCGACATCTTCAACTCGCTGCTCCAGATCCTCGAGGACGGTCGCCTCACCGACTCCCAGGGTCGCGTGGTCGACTTCAAGAACACCGTGATCATCATGACCACGAACCTCGGTGCCCGTGACATCAGCAAGGGTCTGCAGACCGGCTTCCAGGCCGGCGGCGACCTGTCGACGTCGTACGAGCGCATGAAGTCCAAGGTCAACGACGAGCTGAAGCAGCACTTCCGCCCGGAGTTCCTCAACCGCGTGGACGACGTCGTGGTGTTCCCGCAGCTCAGCCGCGACGAGATCTTCCAGATCGTCGACCTGCTCATCGCCCGCCTCGCGCTCCGGCTCGAGGACAAGGACATGGGCATCGAGCTCACGGAGGCCGCGAAGGTCCTGCTCGCTGAGCGCGGCTACGACCCGGTCCTCGGCGCCCGCCCGCTGCGTCGCGCCATCCAGCGCGAGATCGAGGACACCCTCAGCGAGAAGATCCTGTTCGGTGAGATCCGCGCCGGGCAGAAGATCATCGTCGACGCGCGCGGCGAGGGTCTGCTCGGGGAGTTCCTGTTCACCGGTGTGGACAAGGACGACCCGCGGCTCGAGGCCGAGGTCGTGACGGTGGGCGCCGCGAGCGACGCCGCCCCGACCTCCACGCAGGACGCTCCGGTCCAGGAGTCCTGA
- a CDS encoding MFS transporter translates to MPPTEPWSLRRLWPGVYLPAIVVEIGIGAVVPFLPAIVTAQGGSLAVAGILAAMLPVGHIVADIPAGALAGRIGDRRAMQAACLLVAVAMGGALVAPSLAVLAVCLFLVGCADAVFGLARQSYLTAVVPPLRRARALSTLGGVHRIGLFLGPFVGIAVVAGGPPIRAFGLAVVTSLIAGLIVTLARELPGAAVVRAADGHTGVGAVLREHAGVLARLGIATGAIGLIRGARQVVLPLWGEHLGLDPTTTALVFGISGAVDMLLFYPAGKVMDARGRLWIAIPSMLTMGVALALVPLTTTATGLGVVALLLGLGNGMGSGVVMTLGADVAPPATRAQFLGAWRLLQDTGSAGGPLVLSAGAALGSLAGGIGAVAVLSLGAAAALWRFVPRYSVHANRTTRRRAGLDG, encoded by the coding sequence GTGCCCCCCACCGAGCCCTGGAGCCTGCGACGTCTCTGGCCAGGGGTGTACCTCCCGGCGATCGTCGTGGAGATCGGGATCGGCGCCGTCGTGCCCTTCCTGCCCGCGATCGTGACGGCGCAGGGCGGCTCGCTCGCCGTCGCCGGCATCCTGGCCGCGATGCTGCCGGTCGGCCACATCGTGGCGGACATCCCCGCGGGGGCGCTCGCCGGCCGGATCGGCGACCGCCGCGCGATGCAGGCCGCGTGCCTGCTTGTGGCCGTCGCGATGGGCGGGGCGCTGGTCGCGCCGTCGCTCGCGGTGCTCGCCGTCTGCCTGTTCCTCGTGGGGTGCGCCGACGCCGTCTTCGGGCTCGCGCGGCAGTCCTACCTCACCGCCGTGGTGCCGCCGCTGCGACGGGCCCGGGCGCTCTCGACACTGGGCGGGGTGCACCGGATCGGGCTCTTCCTCGGCCCGTTCGTCGGGATCGCGGTGGTCGCCGGCGGGCCGCCGATCCGGGCCTTCGGGCTAGCCGTGGTCACGTCGCTCATCGCGGGTCTCATCGTCACGCTCGCGCGCGAGCTGCCCGGTGCCGCCGTGGTGCGGGCGGCCGACGGCCACACCGGCGTCGGTGCCGTTCTTCGCGAGCACGCGGGGGTGCTCGCGCGCCTCGGGATCGCGACCGGCGCGATCGGCCTCATCCGGGGCGCGCGCCAGGTCGTGCTGCCGCTGTGGGGCGAGCACCTCGGCCTCGACCCGACGACGACGGCGCTCGTCTTCGGCATCTCCGGCGCCGTCGACATGCTGCTGTTCTACCCCGCCGGCAAGGTGATGGACGCGCGTGGGCGGCTCTGGATCGCGATCCCCTCGATGCTCACCATGGGCGTGGCGCTCGCCCTCGTACCGCTGACGACGACGGCGACCGGCCTGGGCGTCGTCGCCCTGCTGCTCGGGCTGGGGAACGGCATGGGCTCGGGTGTGGTGATGACGCTCGGGGCCGACGTGGCGCCACCGGCGACCCGGGCGCAGTTCCTCGGCGCGTGGCGACTGCTGCAGGACACGGGCAGCGCGGGCGGGCCGCTCGTCCTGTCCGCGGGCGCGGCACTGGGTTCGTTGGCGGGCGGCATCGGTGCCGTCGCGGTGCTCTCGCTCGGCGCGGCCGCGGCGCTGTGGCGCTTCGTGCCGCGGTACTCGGTGCACGCCAACCGCACGACGCGCCGTCGGGCGGGGCTCGACGGCTGA
- a CDS encoding L-rhamnose mutarotase: protein MARHRICFVSRVRPDRLAEYRRRHDPVWPEMLEALRDAGWEDYHLHLSADGLLVGHFVGESYEAAQAAMAATVVNARWQAEMAEFFVDPGNPDEGFELLPEVFHLQGQLAAAGLPTSPEQAGRTAG from the coding sequence ATGGCCCGCCACCGCATCTGCTTCGTCTCCCGGGTCCGTCCCGACCGCCTCGCGGAGTACCGCCGGCGGCACGATCCGGTGTGGCCGGAGATGCTCGAGGCGCTGCGGGACGCGGGCTGGGAGGACTACCACCTGCACCTCTCCGCGGACGGACTGCTGGTCGGGCACTTCGTCGGGGAGAGCTACGAGGCCGCGCAGGCGGCGATGGCGGCCACGGTGGTCAACGCCCGGTGGCAGGCCGAGATGGCCGAGTTCTTCGTCGACCCGGGCAACCCGGACGAGGGCTTCGAGCTCTTGCCGGAGGTGTTCCACCTCCAGGGGCAGCTGGCGGCGGCAGGGCTGCCGACCTCGCCGGAACAAGCCGGCCGCACCGCTGGTTGA
- the dtd gene encoding D-aminoacyl-tRNA deacylase: MRALLQRVDHARCVVAGEVVGEIVGEGLVALVGVTHGDGPSQVATIARKIAELRILRGERSVLDAGAGVLVVSQFTLYGDVRKGRRPTWNAAAPGDVAEPLVDDVVTALRAAGVTVATGVFGADMRVELVNDGPTTLLVEA, from the coding sequence GTGCGCGCCCTGCTGCAGCGGGTGGACCACGCCCGCTGCGTGGTCGCCGGCGAGGTCGTCGGGGAGATCGTCGGCGAGGGGCTCGTCGCACTGGTCGGCGTGACGCACGGCGACGGACCCTCCCAGGTCGCCACGATCGCGCGCAAGATCGCCGAGCTCCGGATCCTGCGGGGCGAGCGCTCGGTGCTCGACGCCGGGGCCGGGGTCCTGGTGGTCAGCCAGTTCACGCTCTACGGCGACGTCCGCAAGGGCCGCCGTCCCACCTGGAACGCCGCGGCGCCCGGTGACGTGGCGGAGCCCCTCGTGGACGACGTCGTGACGGCGCTGCGCGCCGCCGGGGTCACGGTGGCGACCGGGGTGTTCGGCGCGGACATGCGGGTCGAGCTGGTCAACGACGGCCCGACCACCCTGCTGGTCGAGGCCTGA